The Streptomyces sp. 11x1 genomic sequence GCTCGGTGCAAGCCTCACCGTGGGCGCCTACGGCCTGGCCACGCTGCTGGGTGGCACGAGCGCGGTGTTGAGCTTCAGGGGAGGCGGAGGGCCGTCCAGCGGCTCCGGAGCGGGGTCCATGGGCAGCGGATCCATGGGCAGCGGGTCCGGGGCAGGGTCCATGGGCAGCGGGTCCGGCGGGCCCGAGCTGTCGGCCTCGGACCTGCTGGGTGCCATGTCGCACACCGGCACCACCCTCGACACCATCGGCTGCGTGGGTGTCGCGATCCTCGTGATCGTGGCCGCGATGGTGGCGATCGACCGCCTGCCGCTACTGCGCCGCCTGGCGAAACCGGTCATCGCCGTGGGCACCATGTCCCTGACCGCCTACGTCGGCCACTTCCTCGCACAGTCCGCGTGGCCCGCCTCCGGCGCCGGCACCACGACGTCCTGGGTACCCGTGCTCACGTACATCCTGACAGCGATCGTGTTCGCCACGATCTGGTCCCGCTTCTTCCGCCGCGGCCCTCTGGAGTACCTGCTCAACGCAGCCACCAAACCCGCCAAGTACATCCGCTGATGTCCGGTCGGGGTGGCTCGGCTTCATGCCCCATCCCGGCCCGGTCAGCCGTCCGAGGCCCGCAAGGGGATCGCCCTTGCGGGCTTCGGCTGTGGTCTTTGGCCGACTGATCTCAGCTCCGCCTGACGCCAACCGGTCGTCCACGGACGCGGTCTGGACAACTGCGGTACATCCGTGGGCCTGGTGTCGGCGCGGCCGGGGGCAAGGACCGGCGCGGGTTCAGGACACGGTGGCCGCCACCACTCGGTCCTCAGGTTGACGCCCGGCCAGGTCGCCTGTAGCGCAACAGGGCGTCGCGGCGCAGGCGTGCGTACTCCCCGAATTCCTCGTGTGCTGAGAACCGTTGGCCGGTGTGCCGGGTGCCGACGGCGCCGAGTGGTGCGGGGATCGTGCGCGCGTGCTCCGCCATGGCGCTCGATGGCCTGGAGAAGGTCCGCGAAGGTGGTGCAGGCGCCGGTTCGACGATGACCGTCATGATCCACGCGTCGGCTCCGCGGTCACCGCCGCCATGATCAGCGCCGTGGGAGCCCGCGGCGGAAAGGGTGTACCGGGGCGCGGAGTGGGCTGCCGGCCGGTGCCCGTGCGCGTCAGGTCGAGCGGGCGGCCGTCCGGCCTGCTCAGCGGGCCTGCTCGCCCTCGGCCATGAGCACGGGCATGGGGACTCCCGGGTGAGGGACTGACTGGGCGGGCAGCGAAACCGCCGCAGCCGGCTGCCCCCGCCGCACGGCGGGGGCAGCCGGTGGACGAGGCCCGACGGCCGACGGCACCGGCGGGCCCCCGGGTCAGGCCCGTCTCACCCGCGTCCCGCCGAGGTCAGGAGCTGCGTCGCCGCGAGCCGCGCGTACAGCTCGTCCTCGGCCACCAGCTCCTCGTGGGTACCGACCGCGCGGACCTTGCCCGCGTCCATGACGACGATGCGGTCGGCGTCCGTGACGGTCGACAGGCGGTGGGCCACCACCAGCACGGTGGTCTCGCGTGCGGTCTCGGCGATGACGTCCCGCAGTGCCAGCTCGTTGACGGCGTCGAGCTGCGAGGTCGCCTCGTCCAGGAGCAGCAGCCGGGGCCCGCGCAGCAGCGCGCGGGCGATCGCGATGCGCTGGCGCTCGCCGCCGGACAGTTTCGTGCCGCGGTGCCCGACCGGGGTGTCCAGGCCGTGCGGGAGACGCTCGACGAGGGCGTCGAGCCTGGTCCGGGTGAGGACCTCGCGTATCTCGTCGTCGGTCGCGCCGGGCGCGGCGAAGACCAGGTTCTCCCGCAGCGTGCCGGCCAGCACCGGCGCGTCCTGCTCGACGTATCCGATGACGGACCGCAGCTCGGGCAGCGGCCACTGTGTCACGTCCTTGCCGTCGACCAGGACACGGCCGCCGGTCGCTTCGTAGAACCGCTCGACGAGCGCGAAGACCGTCGACTTGCCCGCCCCCGAGGGGCCGACGAACGCCGTCATTCCGCCTCCCGGCACCTCGAAGTCCACCCGCTGGTGGATGTCCGGCAACCCGGTCCCGTAGCGGAAGGACACCTCTTCGAAGCGAACCGACGCCGGACGTGGCCCCACCGTCTTGGTCGCCGCGGGCCGCGCCGACCGGTGCCGGTCCTGCTTCTCTGTCGCCAGGCGGTCGACCTGCGCGATCCGGGCGATCGCGGCCGCGCCCTCCTGGTACTGGGACGCTGCCTCGACCAGCTGGTACACCGGCTCCATCAGGAAGAAGAGGTACAGCAGGAACGCGATGAGCGTGGACACGGGCATGTCCCCGGACGCCACCCGCGCCCCGCCGACGGCCAGTACCGCGAGGAACGCCAGCTCGACGGCGAGGTTGTCGGCCGAACCCAGCACGGCCTCCCACTTCGCGCTGCGCACGCCGTGGCGCCACGCCCTGCGTGCCGCCGCCTCGACGCGAGCGGTCTCCCTCTCCTCGGCGCCGGACGCCTTCACCGTACGGAACGCGCCGAAGACCCGCTCCAGGCCCGTGGACATCTCCCCGACAGCCGCCTGCGCACGCTCGGCGGCCTCCCCGATCTTCGGCAGCACCAGCGCGGCAGCCACACCGACGACCGCGACGACGCCGAGCGTGACGCCCAGCAGGACGGCATCGAGGAACGCCATCACCACGACCGCCGCGACCAGCGTCACCGCTCCCGTCGCCGCGGAGACCACCGCCTGGGTGCTGACGGCCCGCAACAGCGTGGTGTCGGAGGTCACCCGGGACATCAGATCGCCCGGCTGCATCCGGTCCACCTCCGTGAGGCGCAGCCGCAGCAACCGTCCGATGAGGCTGCGGCGGGCAGCGAGCACCACCGACTCCGCCGTCCGTTCCAGCACAAAGGCACCGAACGCCTCGGCCACCATGCTCAGCAGGACCAGAACGGTCATGGCCAGCAGAATGGTGCCGATCGTGCCCCCGGACGAGAGCCGGTCGACCAGCGCCTTCGTGGCCAGCGGCTGCAGCAGCCCTCCGGCAGCCCCTACCAGCGCCAACAGCAGACCGAGCGCGACGGCCCACCGGTGCGGACGGACGTACCCGTACAGCGCCTTGAGCGTCTCGCGGGCGCGCAAGGTCTCGGCACCCGTCGCCTCTGGGGCGGATGCGGTGTTCACAGGATTCCTTTCCTACGTGGTCGGCCGCGCACCGCGTCGGCGGTTGCCGCGGCCCGCGTCGCGAGCGTGTGCACAACGGCATCACGGAGATCAGGGCGTACGACGGCCAGGCGCCTGCCCCGAGAGATCCGCGATCGCCGGCTCAGTGGACCGGTGAGGCCGCCCGCGTGGCGAAGACGTGCACCCCTGCCTCGTGGAACTCAGAACGGACGACGAACAGGACACCGGCGCCCCCACCAGCGTCAGGCCGAGAAGTGCCAGCGCTCCTTGTCGCGAACGTGCTGTGTCATGCCTCCAGGCTGGACGCCCGGCCGCTCCGCGCACATCCGGCAACTGTCGGGCCCACCCCCGCCGGGTGGCTGGAGAAGACCGGCCTGGGGTAGTACGGCCCATCAACTCTGCGCGGCGACGACCGATGCGTCCGGCTCGTCGGTCCCCGGGGAGCCGGGGCGGCCGGCTGCCGACGGGGGCGGGCCGGTCAAGGACCGGGCGATACCGCCGAGCCGCCGCCGTGGAGCAGAACGCTGCCGAGCACCGTCAGGGTCATGGTGTACACGGCGGTGTAGGCGTACCGCCCGTCCGGGAGAGCATGGAACTCGAGCAGGCCGAACACGGTGGAG encodes the following:
- a CDS encoding ABC transporter ATP-binding protein, translated to MNTASAPEATGAETLRARETLKALYGYVRPHRWAVALGLLLALVGAAGGLLQPLATKALVDRLSSGGTIGTILLAMTVLVLLSMVAEAFGAFVLERTAESVVLAARRSLIGRLLRLRLTEVDRMQPGDLMSRVTSDTTLLRAVSTQAVVSAATGAVTLVAAVVVMAFLDAVLLGVTLGVVAVVGVAAALVLPKIGEAAERAQAAVGEMSTGLERVFGAFRTVKASGAEERETARVEAAARRAWRHGVRSAKWEAVLGSADNLAVELAFLAVLAVGGARVASGDMPVSTLIAFLLYLFFLMEPVYQLVEAASQYQEGAAAIARIAQVDRLATEKQDRHRSARPAATKTVGPRPASVRFEEVSFRYGTGLPDIHQRVDFEVPGGGMTAFVGPSGAGKSTVFALVERFYEATGGRVLVDGKDVTQWPLPELRSVIGYVEQDAPVLAGTLRENLVFAAPGATDDEIREVLTRTRLDALVERLPHGLDTPVGHRGTKLSGGERQRIAIARALLRGPRLLLLDEATSQLDAVNELALRDVIAETARETTVLVVAHRLSTVTDADRIVVMDAGKVRAVGTHEELVAEDELYARLAATQLLTSAGRG
- a CDS encoding cation:proton antiporter, coding for MLGVAALTVVRTLPIMLAFLGSKFTWRERLMVGALGPRGTTSTVFGLLEFHALPDGRYAYTAVYTMTLTVLGSVLLHGGGSAVSPGP